A section of the Pristiophorus japonicus isolate sPriJap1 chromosome 4, sPriJap1.hap1, whole genome shotgun sequence genome encodes:
- the LOC139262426 gene encoding protocadherin-10-like encodes EMRYKIIWLPKCQLLFYIFSSWNLVSGQIRYSIPEELELGAFVGNIAADLGLDVQQLSARSLQIVPGSRKQYLEVNLDNGIFFVKDKIDREELCGPSLTCVLSLEAVIQKPLNLYHVEVEILDVNDNAPRFPKSQFRLVISELAATGARFPLESAHDPDVGINSVQTYQLLPNDYFTLDVETRSGVRVFPVLILERSLDREKQSVHRLVLIAKDGGSPERSSTAQITVVVQDANDNAPVFPQSVYRVTLLESAPKGTLVIMLNATDLDTGSNGEIEYSFSSRTAARVPQLFSVDPKTGEIVVERPLDYEESNVFAIYVQAVDKGVLAIPIFCDVVVDIIDVNDNAPEVTLTSLSSPVSEDVPPGTVVALISAADKDSGENGQVQCEIANTLPFKLDLSLKSYYRLLTQRLLDRENVSKYDVTVTCRDAGKPTLTSNKTILVEISDINDNSPRFMQPSYTAYVMENNIIGTFIFQMTAFDPDLNQNARLSYSILVTQMQGPPASSYVYINSESGVIFSQRSFDYEQLKSFQIQVQAQDAGVPPLTSKVSVDVIVLDQNDNAPVIVHPLPEFGSVVMETVSRFAEPGYLVAKVSATDADTGRNAQLSYQIRQATDPGLFTISTDTGEIWTTRRMVNRDGRKQKLLILVKDNGTPSLSATVTIVLSAVGGGTEMLSDASTLSDEPGLSADISLYLVVSLGIISTIFLVVLITLAVKVHKRRHGFDDRSCFVEMCCCFQARNSLNGIQKASRNIQIPPNYVEVFGGDPLSQSFRYETCSTLNSTKREVLFPELCPSSSEKNYFNGEATGKEEAPVKTKATNNRSTVNSEVRYW; translated from the coding sequence GAAATGCGATATAAAATAATTTGGCTGCCAAAATGCCAACTATTGTTCTACATATTTTCATCATGGAATCTAGTTTCTGGGCAGATTCGTTATTCGATTCCTGAAGAGCTGGAACTGGGCGCCTTTGTTGGGAATATCGCCGCCGATTTGGGTTTAGATGTACAGCAGCTCTCGGCTCGCAGTCTACAGATTGTGCCCGGGTCCAGGAAACAGTATTTGGAGGTAAATTTAGACAATGGAATTTTCTTTGTGAAGGATAAAATAGACAGGGAAGAGCTCTGCGGGCCGAGCCTCACTTGCGTGCTATCCTTGGAGGCTGTGATTCAAAAACCCCTCAATCTGTACCACGTTGAAGTGGAAATTCTCGATGTAAATGACAATGCTCCCAGATTTCCAAAGAGCCAGTTCCGCCTTGTAATCTCAGAGCTTGCTGCGACGGGAGCGCGCTTCCCCCTCGAGTCCGCGCACGATCCGGACGTCGGAATCAACTCCGTACAAACCTACCAGCTCCTCCCGAACGATTATTTTACTCTGGATGTAGAGACGCGCAGTGGAGTGAGGGTGTTTCCAGTTCTGATCTTGGAAAGGTCCCTGGATagagaaaagcaatcagtccatAGGTTAGTGCTAATTGCCAAGGACGGCGGATCTCCGGAAAGGTCAAGTACTGCTCAGATCACAGTGGTGGTGCAGGATGCAAACGACAATGCGCCCGTTTTCCCCCAATCGGTTTATAGGGTCACCCTGTTAGAAAGTGCACCTAAAGGAACTCTGGTAATCATGTTAAATGCTACTGATTTGGATACTGGTTCCAACGGAGAAATAGAATACTCCTTCAGTAGCCGGACAGCGGCTAGAGTGCCTCAGCTGTTTAGTGTGGATCCGAAAACTGGTGAAATCGTAGTTGAAAGACCTCTGGACTATGAAGAAAGCAATGTATTCGCCATTTACGTGCAAGCAGTCGACAAGGGTGTTTTGGCAATCCCCATCTTTTGTGATGTTGTGGTGGATATTATTGACGTGAATGATAACGCCCCTGAAGTGACTCTGACTTCTTTGTCTAGCCCAGTTAGTGAAGATGTTCCACCCGGCACGGTAGTTGCCCTGATCAGCGCAGCGGACAAAGATTCTGGAGAAAATGGACAAGTGCAATGTGAAATAGCAAATACCCTTCCCTTCAAGCTAGACTTATCTTTAAAGAGCTATTATAGACTGCTTACACAACGGCTGCTGGACCGTGAAAATGTCTCCAAGTACGACGTTACTGTCACATGTAGGGACGCAGGAAAACCTACGTTAACATCCAACAAAACAATCCTAGTGGAGATTTCCGATATCAATGACAACTCTCCCCGCTTTATGCAGCCTTCGTATACCGCTTACGTGATGGAGAACAATATTATCGGGACCTTTATTTTCCAAATGACAGCCTTCGATCCAGATTTAAACCAGAATGCTCGACTATCCTACTCTATCCTGGTGACTCAGATGCAGGGCCCACCAGCGTCCTCTTATGTATATATTAACTCAGAGAGCGGTGTCATATTTTCTCAGCGATCTTTTGACTACGAGCAACTTAAAAGCTTTCAGATCCAAGTTCAGGCACAGGACGCTGGAGTCCCACCACTCACTAGCAAAGTTTCGGTGGATGTTATTGTCCTTGATCAGAATGACAATGCCCCGGTGATTGTGCACCCACTGCCCGAATTTGGCTCAGTGGTAATGGAGACGGTGTCCCGCTTCGCTGAACCCGGGTACCTGGTTGCTAAGGTCTCGGCCACCGACGCGGACACTGGCCGTAACGCGCAGCTTTCCTATCAGATTCGGCAAGCTACGGACCCCGGCCTTTTTACTATTTCAACCGACACTGGCGAAATCTGGACAACCCGCCGTATGGTGAACAGAGATGGCAGAAAACAAAAGTTGTTGATCTTGGTCAAGGATAATGGAACACCATCGCTATCCGCCACTGTGACTATCGTCTTATCAGCCGTGGGAGGCGGTACAGAAATGTTATCTGATGCAAGTACTTTGTCTGATGAGCCTGGGTTAAGTGCTGACATAAGTCTTTACTTAGTGGTATCTTTAGGGATAATATCAACAATTTTTCTCGTGGTTTTAATTACACTGGCTGTCAAGGTCCATAAGCGTCGACATGGTTTTGACGATCGCAGTTGTTTTGTAGAGATGTGCTGCTGCTTTCAAGCAAGGAATTCGCTGAATGGGATTCAAAAAGCCAGCCGAAACATTCAGATACCTCCCAACTACGTTGAAGTATTTGGAGGAGATCCACTTTCCCAAAGTTTCCGCTACGAGACGTGCTCAACTTTAAATTCGACCAAGAGGGAAGTGCTGTTTCCCGAACTGTGCCCTTCATCCTCGGAGAAGAATTACTTCAACGGCGAAGCAACGGGGAAGGAAGAAGCCCCAGTAAAAACGAAGGCTACAAACAATAGGAGTACTGTAAATAGCGAGGTGAGGTACTGGTAA
- the LOC139262843 gene encoding protocadherin-10-like, which produces MRFKIYLLLKCQLLFCMFSTWNAVSGQIRYSIPEELQLGASVGNLAADLGLDIKQLSARSLRIVPGSRKQYVDINLDKGILFLKDKIDREQICGPRLVCVLTLDAVLENPLNLYHVEVEILDVNDNAPSFPKNEFRLEISELAPPGARFPLEAAHDPDIGTNSVQNYQLLPNDYFILDVKMRSAKGKLPVLVLHRFLDRETESTHRLTLIAQDGGVPVRSGIAQITITVKDANDNSPVFPQSVYRVSVLETAPKGTLIISLNATDLDDGPNGEVMYSLSSHSSAEVRELFEIDSKTGEIRVKGNLNYEESSTFEINIQAVDEAPDAVPEHCDVLVDIIDVNDNAPEVTLTSLSSIVSEDAPLGTIVALFNTADKDSGQNGQVQCLISNKLPFKLDSSSKNYYRLLLQHLMDREITSRYDVTITCRDAGNPPLTSRKTIRVEVSDINDNAPRFTQPLYTANVMENNVIGASIFSVAAFDPDVGQNAKLKYSILETEVQDASVNSYVAINSESGALFAQRSFDYEQLKNFRIQVHVQDAGVSPLASNVSVDVVILDQNDNVPVIVRPLSEYGSTATETILRLAEPGYLLVKVSATDADAGQNARLSYQIFQATHHNLFTISPDTGEIWTIRHITNKDASKQRLVIVVRDNGTPSLSATVTIILSVVGSDSKLFSNVRGLSEYPGFNPDMNLSLVIALGAISLIFLVILIILAVKVLKSRNALGGQHYSLGVCCCFETGNSLNGRQKANRNLQIPPNYVEVFGGDPLSQSFRYESCSTLQSTKRDFMTHNTCRSSIRKNYVRNECIGKENPGIMNSENYSSIVSNEFSFKK; this is translated from the coding sequence ATGAGATTTAAAATATATTTGTTGCTGAAATGCCAACTATTGTTCTGTATGTTCTCCACCTGGAATGCAGTTTCTGGGCAGATTCGTTATTCGATTCCTGAAGAGCTGCAACTGGGCGCCTCTGTTGGGAATCTCGCCGCCGATTTGGGTTTAGATATAAAGCAGCTCTCGGCTCGCAGTTTGCGGATTGTCCCCGGCTCCAGGAAACAGTACGTGGACAtaaatttagacaaaggaattttgTTTCTCAAGGATAAAATTGACAGAGAACAGATATGCGGCCCGAGACTCGTTTGTGTGTTAACCTTGGATGCTGTGCTTGAAAATCCCCTCAATCTCTACCATGTTGAAGTAGAGATTCTCGATGTAAATGACAATGCTCCCAGTTTTCCAAAGAACGAGTTCCGCCTTGAAATCTCGGAGCTTGCTCCGCCGGGAGCGCGCTTCCCCCTCGAGGCCGCGCATGATCCGGACATTGGAACCAACTCAGTACAAAACTACCAGCTCCTCCCGAACGATTATTTTATTCTCGATGTAAAAATGCGTAGTGCGAAAGGAAAGTTGCCAGTATTGGTGTTGCATAGATTTTTGGATAGAGAAACGGAATCCACCCACAGGCTGACACTAATAGCCCAGGACGGCGGGGTCCCTGTAAGATCGGGCATTGCTCAGATAACAATCACAGTAAAGGATGCCAACGACAACTCGCccgtttttccccagtctgtttatagagtcagCGTGTTGGAAACTGCACCCAAAGGAACCCTGATAATCTCATTAAACGCCACTGACTTGGACGATGGTCCCAATGGGGAGGTAATGTACTCGCTCAGCAGCCATAGTTCCGCTGAAGTCCGCGAACTGTTTGAAATTGATTCCAAAACTGGCGAAATTAGAGTGAAAGGGAATTTGAACTACGAAGAAAGCAGTACATTTGAGATTAACATACAAGCAGTGGACGAGGCCCCTGACGCAGTGCCTGAGCATTGTGATGTTTTGGTGGACATTATTGATGTGAATGATAACGCACCTGAGGTGACTTTGACGTCTTTATCAAGTATCGTTTCAGAAGATGCTCCGCTTGGGACGATAGTGGCTCTGTTCAACACAGCAGACAAAGATTCGGGACAAAACGGACAGGTACAATGTCTTATATCAAACAAACTGCCATTTAAACTAGATTCATCTTCGAAGAACTATTATAGACTGCTGCTTCAGCACCTGATGGATCGCGAAATTACCTCCAGATATGACGTGACTATAAcatgccgggatgcaggaaaccctCCTCTCACATCCAGGAAAACCATTCGGGTAGAGGTTTCGGATATAAATGACAACGCACCAAGGTTTACACAGCCTCTATACACAGCAAACGTAATGGAGAACAACGTTATTGGGGCATCCATATTCTCCGTGGCAGCCTTTGACCCAGATGTCGGTCAGAACGCTAAATTGAAATATTCTATCCTAGAGACTGAAGTTCAGGACGCTTCAGTAAACAGTTATGTCGCTATAAACTCAGAGAGTGGTGCCTTATTTGCTCAGAGATCTTTTGATTACGAGCAATTGAAAAACTTTCGGATCCAAGTTCATGTCCAGGACGCTGGAGTCTCGCCACTAGCCAGTAATGTTTCAGTGGATGTTGTTATCCTTGATCAGAATGACAATGTTCCAGTGATTGTGCGCCCATTATCCGAGTATGGAtccacagcaacagagacaatattGAGGCTTGCAGAACCAGGCTACTTGCTTGTCAAGGTGTCGGCCACTGATGCAGACGCCGGTCAGAATGCTCGTCTTTCTTATCAGATTTTTCAGGCAACTCATCATAACCTTTTTACTATTTCACCAGACACTGGAGAAATTTGGACTATCCGTCATATTACGAATAAAGATGCCTCTAAGCAAAGATTGGTGATTGTGGTAAGAGACAATGGAACACCATCCCTTTCTGCCACTGTCACAATCATCTTATCTGTGGTGGGGAGTGATAGTAAATTGTTTTCTAACGTACGTGGTTTATCTGAATACCCTGGATTTAATCCTGACATGAACCTTTCCTTGGTCATCGCGTTAGGGGCAATTTCTCTCATTTTTCTGGTGATATTGATTATCCTGGCTGTTAAGGTTCTTAAAAGCAGAAATGCTTTGGGAGGCCAGCACTATTCACTGGGTGTTTGTTGCTGCTTTGAAACAGGAAATTCTCTGAATGGACGTCAGAAGGCCAATAGAAATCTTCAGATACCACCGAACTATGTTGAGGTATTCGGTGGTGATCCACTTTCTCAGAGTTTCCGCTACGAGTCATGTTCAACATTGCAGTCAACAAAGAGAGACTTCATGACCCACAACACGTGTAGGTCATCTATACGCAAGAATTATGTCCGGAATGAATGTATCGGGAAGGAAAACCCAGGAATTATGAATTCTGAAAATTACAGCAGCATTGTAAGCAATGAG